A region of Natribaculum luteum DNA encodes the following proteins:
- a CDS encoding VOC family protein — protein MLTGLDWLALEVKYREPARAFYEETLGLSVREQTDEECRFAAGETDLVLRRPSGLPRGGLHTHFAFSIPAAEYDDWWDDLAETHDLEEVTFGSARSLYLYDPDGNCVELGQRDVAGPGIDGIFEVVLEVESLERAEAFYADLGFETVDRGDERTRVRMNGPMALELWEPQLGIADARGGVHVDLGFETPEPDAAGEAVADRACSVSRDGERVVVRDPDGHYLTFTSG, from the coding sequence ATGCTGACCGGGCTGGACTGGCTGGCACTCGAGGTCAAGTACAGAGAGCCGGCAAGGGCGTTCTACGAGGAGACGCTCGGCCTGTCGGTTCGCGAGCAGACGGACGAGGAGTGTCGGTTCGCGGCCGGTGAGACGGACCTCGTGCTCCGGCGACCGAGCGGCCTCCCGCGTGGGGGACTCCACACGCACTTTGCGTTCTCGATTCCCGCCGCGGAGTACGACGACTGGTGGGACGACCTGGCCGAGACGCACGACCTCGAGGAGGTCACGTTCGGCTCCGCCCGGTCACTGTACCTGTACGACCCCGACGGGAACTGCGTCGAACTCGGCCAGCGCGACGTCGCAGGACCGGGAATCGACGGAATTTTCGAGGTGGTCCTCGAGGTCGAGTCCCTCGAGCGTGCGGAAGCGTTCTACGCCGACCTCGGCTTCGAGACGGTCGACCGCGGCGACGAGCGCACCCGCGTTCGGATGAACGGCCCGATGGCGCTCGAGCTCTGGGAGCCGCAGCTGGGGATCGCCGACGCTCGCGGCGGCGTCCACGTCGACCTCGGGTTCGAGACGCCGGAGCCGGACGCGGCGGGCGAGGCAGTCGCCGACCGTGCGTGTTCGGTGTCCCGTGACGGGGAGCGAGTCGTCGTTCGCGACCCGGACGGCCACTACCTGACGTTCACCAGCGGGTAA
- a CDS encoding ribbon-helix-helix domain-containing protein: MTEYTTVSIPKDLAERVEETIEGTSFSSTSDLVRFLLRSIVIQHQRSGELTEAEFEEITEQLKGLGYLE; the protein is encoded by the coding sequence ATGACCGAGTACACGACCGTCTCGATTCCGAAGGACCTGGCAGAGCGCGTCGAAGAGACGATCGAGGGGACCAGTTTCTCGAGTACGAGCGACCTCGTCCGGTTCTTGCTGCGTAGCATCGTCATCCAGCACCAGCGGTCGGGCGAACTCACGGAAGCGGAGTTCGAAGAGATCACAGAGCAGTTGAAGGGGCTCGGCTACCTCGAGTGA
- a CDS encoding DUF5779 family protein, producing MSDFDLDLRAVEEHIDDELDLEGSIVLGVLDGTTTPEEWLEIVGNGNVLVLNVEGDVNELAASFARDVREAGGSLVHFRGFLLVAPPGVDVDTGRL from the coding sequence ATGAGCGACTTCGACCTCGATCTCAGGGCGGTCGAGGAACACATCGACGACGAACTCGATCTCGAGGGCAGCATCGTACTCGGGGTCCTCGACGGGACCACGACACCCGAGGAGTGGCTCGAGATCGTCGGTAACGGAAACGTCCTCGTCCTCAACGTCGAGGGCGACGTCAACGAACTCGCCGCGAGCTTCGCCCGCGACGTCAGGGAGGCGGGCGGCAGTCTGGTCCACTTCCGGGGATTCCTGCTCGTCGCACCGCCGGGCGTCGACGTCGACACCGGTCGCCTCTAG